CATTCATATTGCATCCTCCTAAACATGGAGCGCGTTCAACATCTCCGCGCCCAATTCATTGTCTTTTTTATACGCTTTCATCGCCCACTCACAGACGATCTCCAGTGCGATTCTGTCTGCTTTTGCTTCTTCTCGCATCTCGGCCGGAAGCGCAAGACGTTCTCTTACATATATCTCACGTGCGATACCTTGTACGCGTCGCACAGCTTGCTCTATTTCCATTGCAATAACCTCCAATGTGTGCTATACTTTTAACAACTTCTTTTGTCAAACCACAGTTCGATCTAATCGGCTGTGGTTTTTTTCTTTTTCGGTCGTGCCGTGTCTTTGGCATGCATCCACGCCATCGCTTGGTCGATAGAAAAATTCTCGTTCATTATCGTGATAAGCAGAGCGTAGTACCTGCGTTTCAATATCGGGTCGATGTTATCCACACAGCATCACGACCAATACTGCCAGCATTGCGCCGATAAAAAACGAAAGAATCGGTCTTTCGTTACGCAGGTACCATTCTTCTACCACTTCCGCTGTTGCGGCCGCAACAGCTAACGGCAGATCGCGGACATATATTCCGCGTGTATCTCCGCGTTCATCTACGACGAGCTTCCACTTCTTGCCCTTCATCATTTCTTGCCCCTCTCTTTCTTCAGTTCCGGGCGATACACCGCCCTGTTTTTCTCAAGCATCTTCTCAATGCGGCTCGTCTGCGCTCGTTTACCGTCGCAATACGCGACCAATTTACCTGTCATTGCTATTCCTCCGCTTCTATCGGCTGACCGTCTTTCAATTTATAGAACGTGTCAGCTTTGATTTTTTCTCCGTCCACCTTGAAGCACTGTACATCAACCAGATGCCAGTTATATTTCTCATCCTGCTTCTGCTCACCGAGAATGATCCAACAACCAAGTGCGCCTTTCGCTTTTGAATCATATCCAATTGCCATTGCTACGCTTTCTTTGCCTGAAACACTAGCCGCCGACCAATAGCCTGTGTTGGTAGCCGCCGACCAATAGCCTGTGTTGGTAGCCGCCGACCAATCGCCTTCCTGCTTTTCTTCTTTGTCCGCATCAATATGCGATTTGACATATTCGATAGTTGCTTTTACGATACCGGGAATCCCGATCTCTGCACCGATCGTCAGTTTGCTTACGCACACCTTCGTATCATTCTGCCCGCTGTTGTCCGCACATCCTTCGCCGACTACTTCCGTATATCTGCTGTCGGCAGGTGGATAATAGTCGAATACATCAAGTGGATACTCGCAGAAGTGGAATCCGCTCTCACACGTTACCGCCTTGCCTTCATGCTCATATGTCTTGCCTACTTCGTACTGGAATCCCCTGCATTGAAGATTCTTGTCATAGCCCTTGAACCCGTGAACCTTGCTCATGCCTTGCCTCCTGTTTAATAGATTCTTTCCATCTTCGCGGCGATACCGCCCTTGCGCGGTCTTGGGAGTGTACTGATCTCCTCCATTACCTCACGAAGCACTTCTTTTTTCTTCTTCGGTGCTACTGTCACCGTCTTGCGCGATTCAAGCCACGCTTCATAATCTTCCTCTCTGATGTAGCGGCGAGAGCCGACCTGTACACACGGCAAGCCATGTTTTGTTACCCACAGATAAACTTGATTGTATGTAGCATTCACAGCCTTGGCAAACTCAGCCAGTGTAAGTAAGCCGTCTGTCAGCTTCGTCATTGTTTGTACCTCCCAATATATTGTGTTTTTTATTCCTCCTCTTGTTTTTTACCCCTATATATGGTATTATCTCGGAACAAAAGGAGGTGAATAAATGAATCTTGTATCTGTAACCTCATCCAATGTAAGAGCCATTGGATACGAAAACGGTGTTATTGAAGTACATTTCCATAACGGCTATGTATATCAATACGTTGCTACCTGCGCCATGTTTAACGCATTTCTCTC
The nucleotide sequence above comes from Selenomonadales bacterium. Encoded proteins:
- a CDS encoding helix-turn-helix domain-containing protein, producing the protein MTKLTDGLLTLAEFAKAVNATYNQVYLWVTKHGLPCVQVGSRRYIREEDYEAWLESRKTVTVAPKKKKEVLREVMEEISTLPRPRKGGIAAKMERIY
- a CDS encoding KTSC domain-containing protein, whose protein sequence is MNLVSVTSSNVRAIGYENGVIEVHFHNGYVYQYVATCAMFNAFLSASSKGKFVHQHLKHLPTRRIR